In Gossypium arboreum isolate Shixiya-1 chromosome 3, ASM2569848v2, whole genome shotgun sequence, the sequence CACACATGCATCAAAACACTTTCAAAACTGAAATCAAGTGAAACGGGACTTAAAAGTTTATTTATTTTCAGCTGAAATGTTAAAAAACGTATGGTTTAGGAGGTGTGGAAGCTGCCATTCTTTATTCTTTAACTTGTACCATCCATGATTTAATGACTTTGCCCTACATTTTGTGCCTTAAATTGTATTATAACAAATTGCTTGTAAGTTAAAAAATTATGTGCTTTCTTTATTCGTTTAATATTTATTTCGACCTCTACTCCAAGCAAAAAAATCATTATGCGTAGaaatcaattaatttttttatccatGTGCAATGGCAAGGCATGCCTAAATGCACAATGTTCATTTATATGGTGAACATGAAGTTACATATACCATCTATCTACCCTAACAATATTGGTTTAGGCTACACAATtacaaaattaaagataaaaagaTTTATAAAAAATGGTaccaaaactcgaaatctagtAGTCAAAATTGTCTTATAAGTTTCGATTCGCTTCTAGATGATACAGTGACATACATTATGGAGGAATGGTGACATTCAGGCCCTAACCTCACATGTGAATTTTGGCATAAAACTATGGTTTAATCAGAACTTACCATATATATGGATGGGAAGCACAAGGGACTTTTGTTTCCCCTTTTATGATTCTGTTGAAGCATCTTCTTCAGGAAGGCCAAATACCCGAAGGTTGCGATCCATTGATCCAACTGCTAAGTACCTTGCATCAGGACCAAATTTGACACAAGTTGCTCTACCTGCAAATAAGAATACAGCTTATCGAACTCAGcggaaaatcaaaataaaatcaacTGAGAGGAACATGAAGAGAATACGAACCTGTGCCAGACAAATCAGGTAAAGTTTTGATGCAATTCCATTCTGCTTTGACGCTGCCAACTTGGTAAACTCTGGAAGCAGATAATTAAAATTAGTATCAACCAACATGTATCATATGGcaaaataattttgatataatatttCGGAGAGGATGAGTTCGTGTGTGACTGCAGAGAAAGGGGTAGCATACTTTTTATTGTAAGTTTATGAAACGCATTCTTTGGAATTTCAGTTAAGAGGCAAACATCGTTGCTATTTAGAATCACTACACAGCTTTACACACACTATTCAAATGTGATATGCATAAACAGTCCTAAATCGAGTTTTAGGTTCATGAAACTATCCTGTATGTCAAGACCTGTATATGAGACCCTGAGAGCACCTACCGTATATCTGAGCCTGCAATTGCAAGGTAACTCCCACTATGATCGAAATCCactgaaagaaaaaagaaaagaattaaaCTGCTGTTGAAAGTATAGCCCTTTATAATAAACAACTCTaatcaaaagaaataaaatatttggACGTTCACTTTCTTTTGTCTTTCCTAACTCTAAAGTCCCACGGAAAAAGGTGTATGTTGGGACCTAGTTTACAATGACAAAACAGTGAACTATTACATGATAAAATAACACAATTATTGCTCATTCCTAAAAAGAGTTGATATGAGACAAGCTTAACATAGAAGCATGCAATACTGAGTCCGTTGTCAAGATATTACGTACCAGAGTTAGTCGGCGTGTCTTGATCATATAACTCAAAAGAACGGAAATTCTTTAATTTACGTAGATCCCACAACTTAACACCATCATGTGCAGCAGTCTattgttaaaaataaataaatcagatCATTTCATTCACGGCTATCAACCTAATGTGAAAATTTTGGCTGATAAGTGCTTACTGCTAGGAAGTAACCATTTTCCGAAAAAGATATGGCTGTTACTGCACCAGTGTGTCCATCAAAGTTAGCAACATTTCCCTATAGGATGATTGAACATAGAACGAGTGGTTTAAGAAATGGAACTAAAATATACTTAGAAAAAGAAGTTTGGTTCTCAGAACATAGTAAATACCCGACTCTTCACATCCCAAATTCTAACGGTAGATCCTATGGTGCCTGTTCCAAGGATGAGACCATCGGGATGAAATGCAGCAGATGTATAACCCATGGAATTTGTAGGGTCTTCAAcctgcaaaaaataaaaaatcggaTTATAATATAGGATTTCCTCTTAaagtaaatgaaatggaaatttgACTCAAAGAAAAAGAACATCATTTCACCAAGACCTTTACCAATAGAGAAAATAGTTACTACATATTTTCATTGAAATTCCTAAAGAAACTTGGTGGAAAATTTGAAAACATGCTAGAACGCAGAAGAAACTCACAGTAGTCCTCTATGATTAGTTTCAAAAACTTCATGAATCAGTTAAGCACACCCGAAATTAAAGGTCAATTGAAGAGATTCAAATACTAACATAAGCTATTATTAACTAATAGGAGACCAATTAATTCATGTACTTCACGAGCAATAATCACGTGCCAAACATCACAGGTTAGAGAGAGAAGAAAGAATGATTAGGACCTGTGTCAAGCATAAGCCAGAGGAAAGATCATAAAAGCACCATGTTGCATCAAGCGAAGCAGTTACAAAGTAGTTATTTGTGGCATGGACTGTGACAGCTTGCACCTGAAAGAGTACAAGGTAAGCTTATTCTAGTGTTCACAAGAtcataaatgaaataaaagtagAATTTGATAATTGTAACAGTCAGTATCTGAGAGAATTTGAATTCAGCATATATTTACCTCAGCTGTATGATCTTTCAAAATATGCCTACAATTGTAGTTTCCATCTTCAGAACCTTGCCAAATGCGTACAGTCTACAACATTCAAAAATCAATAATACAGAGTTGCAagctaaaacataaaataaagtatGGAGCGGTATAGTTATGTTTGAATGATTAAAACATGAACACCATATCCTTCTTAGAAACATCTCTTATGAAGCATAAAAACAAGGaccatgaaaagaaaaaaaaaaaaaaaaacgagaaCTTGAGACTTGAAATTTTGGCTTACCTTATCTGCAGAACCACTTAAAAATACATCATTATGAGCCACAAATTTTACACTTGTAACCTACAAAAGAAGACTGGAGTCAGACAATAAGTTTCAAAAGAAAACGCTAAACAGAAGCTGGCCTTTTCAATACAGTAGAGAAAACTGACTAAACCTTCTTAGAGTGACCACTAAGTGTTGATAAGATCTCCCCAGATGTTCGACCAAATAAAACAGCATTTGAATCAATCCCACCTGTGGCAACAATGTCCTAACAAGTAGAAGTAAAAGAAAGTAAATTAACAGGCTTTGAAGACTAGCAAAAACATAAAAGCTAGAGGCGATTCCAATTTACATTTTGCATTGTCAGACAAATTTCCCTAACATACTCTAATTCAAGCACTATAGTGCTGGATAAATCCACTAGGCCATTTtcacaataaaaacaaaaaattacatTCAATAGATTAGTCATCACCTTGGTAATTAATAATATGAGCGACATAAAATGTTgcacaaaaagaacaaaaatataaACTTATCCATCACCTTGGTAATAACCCTTACATAACTTCAAATTTAACAGCCACACCTTGTTTCTAACAGCTATATTTCGCAGTTCCTTAATTTTGGCAACTAAATATCAATTCCACATGTAACATCCAAACACAATCATCTATCCATAGAGGTGTAGAGAAAACTATATGTTTATTAAAGGGATAACTAAAAGGAGCAGCATACCTTTAAAAGATTGATGTCAATTGAAGTGATCCCTGGTTTGTTTGTCTTGTGAAGGGGATGACTAGAAAGTTGAGTATACCTCTCCAAAGCATCAATGGGAGCTAGTGTTGGAGGTATCTGAAAAGAAAACACAAGGAAAACATTGGAGGAAGGGGTAAAAAAGACAATATGAAGATTTTGTCTACAATGAAGCAGTTGGAATCAACCAAGATAAGTACCTGGCGCTTTTTACGTTGTTGAGACAAAGCAGCATTACATTCTGTTAACTCAGCGATAATACTATCAGAAACCCCGGGACGCATTCTCTTTGCACCAGGGCCCATATCTTCTTCCTCGGAAGCTATGAGtacaaaaataaatttcaaataagATACATAACAAATTAAAGacaaataaaaattaatgaaaacaTACTGAGAAAGAACCTCTCTTTCCATTGCTCACAGCAGTAACTGCAGATGCAGGCAAAGGTGCCTGCCTCTCAGCTTGTGCAAGTAATGACCTGGCTTCATCCCTTTCCTTTTTAAGTCTTGCAATAACACGGCAGGCAGCATCATGCTGtatgaaaatgataaaaaaaaatgaactgCTTATAttcagattaaaaaaaaaaaagaatcagaaagggaaaagaaaaagccAATGGTGAGTTAAAACTTGATGTACTTTTATTATCAGATTCCATAACCACATGGATCTTTTGGAGAGATCTTTTGAATAGGTTTACTTTATGGTAGAAGATAAACATTTATTTGTGAATGTTACAAGGAATATAACTACTCAAAGCTAAAAAAGTCCTTACACAAACACCAAGCTAAATTATGTTTCTTTGTGAATGTCACAAGGAATATAACTACCGGTAAGATTGTAAAATAGATTTTGACAAAAAGAGCTCAAACCATTATCAAGAAGATTTTTGCTTCAATCTAAACTAAAGTAACATATAAAATCTTATGCTCTTTCTAGTGCCATGATATAAGACAACATACAAAAACCAGTAATTAAAAAGGATTACATGAATGTCAAAATGAAAATTAACCGATATCCCAATTGTTGTTACCTGGTAGAGTGCATGACTTAGCTCTTGCCTAGCTGTATGCAGCTGTTGCTCCAATGCAAAATTGGATAGCATCAAAGCATCCCATTCCTGCAATGACGGAAGAAACACAGCGTTAAACACTGAAGAAAAATCAATGTAAACATAGTAAAACTTTTCCTTTGGCAACTATTATGTAGAAAATAAAAAACGAATTATATGGAAATTATTCATTTCTAGATAACAAAAGAAACATAGTAAGACTCCTATGGTAAAACCAACATCAAGGTTATTACAAGTTACAGATAACAAGAGAAAATCCATTTCCCCACCACACTCACATATGACAAAAAGAAAAGCATGATCTTCAAACTTGAACCAATTAATACATTAAAAGGAAAAAGCATAAGAAaggcgtatatatatatataaaggataACATACATTCTGAAACATTCCAAGCATCCCTGGGATGCTAGCTGCTGTTAAAGATCTGGGCTTCACAATCTGCATCAAACAAATATAAAACAAAACCTATCAGCTCACAAAGTCACAAAGAAGCAAAGAAAACATGTACTGAAACCAACAATAGTATAATCACCTTGCCGGTTTTGACTGGGACAATGTCCTCCATGGTAAGCGGTTCCCCTGTAACCGGACACTTCCCATAGTCCTAGTTATAACAGCAAAGCAAATATTCTATCAAAAAGCAGCTAATTCagccaaaattaccaaaaatctaaaagaaaaaaaatgaaatttctgAACAAAAAAATCTTCTGCAACTTTCCAGCTTGATCATTATCCTCTTTTTGGTGGAAACAAAATATAAAACCTAGAAAAGTTTTTTAATTAAGGGatagaaacaaaaacaaaaatcgaACCGCAATGTGCCTCTCGATTAAGCGTTTCTCATAAAGCAAGCCGGATTTCTTGGAGACGACGGGTTCTTCCGGAACCTCACCGGAGACTGCACGGagaaccaaaatatcctctcagattaaaaataaaaaaagacagcttttaacaaaagaaaaaaaaataaatgagaAAGAAATAGAGAGAAAAATAGCTTACTTGAACAGTTCATTTCGAGAAAAACAAATTAGGGTTTTCGTTTTCTTAGATTGGGAAGTGAAGGAAGGCTGCTGAAAAAAAACTGGAAAATTAATTGCCTTATTGGATAGGCGAAACTAAGCAGCAGTTAGACATGAATGAGAGTGAACGAAATAAAAAAAGCCATGAGAGTATAACTTATTAACGGGCCGGTTTGAGTCGGGTTAAGTCAATGTTCAAAAGTCAATCGGACCgacattttttttataaatattttctaatatttaatttttttacttcaTTATTTGAATTATCCTGTCATTAATTTTTTAATCAATCATTTTATTACACTTGACGATTATTaactaaaaattacaaaaaaaataattttaaatttctttaaaaaaacttGTAAACATATTCATGTCTAAGTATTATATgagataatttttaaattaaattaaaacttttcaattgtTTTTATGCTTTCTCCTCCCACGactctttcttctcttttattgtattttttttaacTGCTAGAGTCTTTTTCAATCCTCTAACCAATTTTTTCCTACACGACTTCTTCTTTGTATTTGAATTTCAGGTCTTATTTGAGTCTTTTTTCCATAATAAAAGTTCAACTAACATTACTTATTTTATACAAAATAatggagaaaaaaagaaaatttttatttttaggaaaataatatataaaatttgaattgAGATGAAAAAAGAATCAAAATCGAGGTTTATAAAGGAAAAGTAGTTCAATAGAATTTGGATTTTGTCGTTGAAAACTAGGTTTGGATTAGTTTTTAAACGTATTCTTAAATGTTTTCATTGAAGCTCTTAGGTGAAGAACAAAAGAGATGAATATGCTTATAAGAAAGTAATATTAATTTAACCTTGCCGCACAAATTGAATCTGGTATAGGACTATACTTCTTTTATTAGACGTATTGTTTAACCCTTAAAAACTGCATATAGTCACAAACCTTTTGTATTCTTGCTTTTCAACATTAGACGTAAAATAtatgtgttcttatttttctttcttattgctTTGCAGTCATCCCTACTGCCATTATCAACGTATAGTATAACAAACTTTTTTGGAgatattttttgttaaaaatagcCACTTtgtcattttataaaatttttaaaatttcaccgTGAAATAAACTTGTTTTCTAAACCGAATTTTTCCAACAATACAGAATTATATCGAGCTAGCGAAGGGGCTGGTAAAACATATAAATTGGGCTTAAATTATAATTTGTAATTCCAACTCTGCATATTAATCATAAACCGTTACAAAAGCAACATACATTATGCTTTTATCTAATGACTTAATTATATGTGTGTTACACTAGTAAGATATTTTTGATCCCTttaagttaaatccgttcacTTAATCTCATCTATTTTTATCTCGTGATCACCTTTGTATCTTCTATAATGAAAATGATAATTACTTATAAACAATAAAGATAGTCATTCATCCCAAACAATGATTATGGTCACATTCCATTTTCATAGTTCATACAATGTCATTAAAagaatatcattaactctttattCAAGTTATGAATTCTACTATTGTAAGTGAAATCATGCTATACATAAGTCATACACTCAATATATACCAACTTTCGACCCACTATCATGAGAGCACaaatttttaatatatcaaaGTACATGAGTTATatgtaatagccctaatttgaccctagtcggaaagtggtttcaagaccacaaaaccaagtcataaaaaaataattaactgttatattctatgcttatagtatgtgtacatgcaagtgtgaaagtttcatgctttaattttgtcatttgtatgtgaaatttattaaataggacttaggtgagacaattgtgaaatatgttaggttaattttaaagtgggctattaatgcataaatacaaaaagagagacttgcatgtcaaatatctatTTTGTTGTGTAATGGTCGCCATGATGTGGTTTTATTTAGAATATATGTATTGTTTATTAGTGAagtggctttatattttatagtattaatgtatataaaaaaatagaaaaagaggtgatgaaaacaaagcttcatatttttttggttcttctttggccgaattgaagaaagaaaaagggacaagattttcggtcactttaagcttggggaaggttagtaaattatgttagtttttgaaattttaagcttgattttagttaattagatagtttcatacatagcccatgtcaaaattttgaaatttggtgatgatttgagcattcggttttggttATTAAAGGAGGAGATTGGATTataatctttatgttttatgaagaattgttgaagaggaaGGTTGGAGTTAgttaagttataaatttttaatactcATGAGTACTATAGCCGAACATAAATTTACTTAATGACTTGAACAAATACATTGTGGAtgtttgaaatgaatgaatttgagGTTTGTTCATATTAGGGATTCGGCTTTGTGCATAACTTTTAAGAGTTtgattttgaataatttgagtattggaatgtaagtaatgttatgcataggttaaATTTTTGTATTCGGCTTTTGTAGTATATATGTATGATTaatccatttttttcttttcttttgcaaaTGATATATATAGGGTGATAAATATTAAGActattgttgacttgtgtttagtgatattcggccaaggactaAATGTGCTTGCTTATTCGGTTTAAGTAAAGTAAATGTGATTGGTGGATATGATTAGGTTGTGGTTTATTATAGACTTGTTTTGATTGTATAAATTAGCTTATAAATTGGTTtggaaataataaataataagcatGCTTTGTGGCCGTaaggattatatgatagtgtgtcgTGATATTAACTTAGCTAGTCGAATGGATGAGGAatgaatttgatatatatataggtaACATTGACGAGTTGTTTAGCATATGGGTTTTGTATATTGGTTCGGCAACTAAGCTAGAAAAATAATTTTCGGTAACATGGTatctatgcacatatatatatatatatataaaaggtatCTTAAGTATATTTGTCCATTTGATAAGGTTgactaatagttcaagtaaggattactccATTCGATATGTACATGAATTGAAGTAATAGGTTCGGTAATCAGCTTATGACATGCGGGTAATATCATATGTCCGATTATAAGTTAAATACTTGATAGTTGTGGTTCATTGGATATAATGTTTGAATATTGTTTTGAAAAAATTTGATATTTGTATTTAGTAAAGTTGAATAAGTcattaaataaatctatttgttttaattaagctcaagagcaaagagggtctaaatcagataagggaaaggaaaaagcagtcgagtagcctatccacaactattcaaaatatccgaggtaagttttgagtagtttcctttaatatataattgatgCTGGTTTATAAGAATATAATAGGTGAATTGAAATTCAGTTAGCACTTGTACAAAGTTGTTTAATAAACAATGCATGTATATGACTTTGAGGTCGATGGTAACTTTGAGTTTAAGCTTGAATGGCGAAATGATTGTGTGATATTAGGTATAATTTTTTAGTTGAAATGTTAATGATGATGTGCCTATTgaacttatatccgaat encodes:
- the LOC108476195 gene encoding pre-mRNA-processing factor 19-like; the encoded protein is MNCSISGEVPEEPVVSKKSGLLYEKRLIERHIADYGKCPVTGEPLTMEDIVPVKTGKIVKPRSLTAASIPGMLGMFQNEWDALMLSNFALEQQLHTARQELSHALYQHDAACRVIARLKKERDEARSLLAQAERQAPLPASAVTAVSNGKRASEEEDMGPGAKRMRPGVSDSIIAELTECNAALSQQRKKRQIPPTLAPIDALERYTQLSSHPLHKTNKPGITSIDINLLKDIVATGGIDSNAVLFGRTSGEILSTLSGHSKKVTSVKFVAHNDVFLSGSADKTVRIWQGSEDGNYNCRHILKDHTAEVQAVTVHATNNYFVTASLDATWCFYDLSSGLCLTQVEDPTNSMGYTSAAFHPDGLILGTGTIGSTVRIWDVKSRGNVANFDGHTGAVTAISFSENGYFLATAAHDGVKLWDLRKLKNFRSFELYDQDTPTNSVDFDHSGSYLAIAGSDIRVYQVGSVKAEWNCIKTLPDLSGTGRATCVKFGPDARYLAVGSMDRNLRVFGLPEEDASTES